Proteins from a genomic interval of Sulfitobacter indolifex:
- a CDS encoding VirB4 family type IV secretion/conjugal transfer ATPase: MPRDEARDEALDPRTMTPDWYARETRLAHMLPYVSLVDDQTVRTRVNELFRCIRLEGINSYTTDDAYLDKVTALFARIIAQLGPEFSYYVHKVSKAIKPDLDPIREDSFAGEVDRRWRAKLETSGLRDKTLTLTVIHRPPPKSLLPFLSRSAPDRLKEETRKRLQRLGEAVNVFLSGLTELKPRLLSAASGELVGFLGALNTGTELPLYPANTYGFLSFNVANTRVTFHGDHFELSEGVVGHRYGKSFTIGEYSEGTSCTMFDMLNLPVDMIVTHSFTPINSNLMAGRIKRQKRQMQASQDAALSLLEALDIAADDLEAKRQSFGEHHMVVTLFCDTLEELQTLSAEIVNAAATEGVKMIGERVAAKAHYLSQHPGNQPKRVRASAVTNRNFADFAAFHRTQLGKPAALTPWGRVVTYLPTPEQSAYRFSYHEQGSPDKEPTSGHTLIMGRPGSGKSVLSAFLMTQARRAGARIFVFDYRLGMEMAVRANGGRYASLNAGQPTGLNPLWTETDARGTAWLSDWLTTLLYRADKPLTPAQTNRIQEVVRQNAQATNPALRNWRDFASLFVSTDDGGDLHQRLLEWTEDGRYGWIFGQSLEDTFSLKGDVVGFDLTGILDSEADKERMAVLSYLFRRVEREIEDRRPTIIVIDEAWKALDNAYFAERLSNWLVTARKQNTVAVMMTQYASQLERTRTGKTIVEAVPTQILLPNIRAQPADYAMLNLTEKELDILLNTGSNSRLALIRDDQGSIVVDADLSALGPNLTILGGMEKGEALVGADYRDRPDFWRLS, from the coding sequence ATGCCCCGTGATGAAGCCCGTGACGAGGCGCTCGATCCCCGCACGATGACGCCGGACTGGTATGCGCGAGAGACCCGCCTCGCGCATATGCTGCCCTATGTGAGCCTCGTTGACGACCAGACCGTGCGGACACGGGTGAACGAGCTCTTCCGCTGCATTCGGCTCGAGGGGATCAACAGCTACACGACGGACGATGCCTATCTCGACAAGGTGACAGCGCTTTTTGCCCGCATTATCGCGCAGCTTGGGCCGGAATTCAGCTATTACGTCCACAAGGTCTCCAAGGCGATCAAACCGGATCTGGACCCGATCCGTGAGGACAGCTTCGCGGGCGAGGTGGACCGGCGCTGGCGCGCGAAACTCGAGACCAGCGGGCTCCGCGACAAGACGCTGACGCTCACCGTCATTCACCGCCCACCCCCCAAAAGCCTCCTGCCGTTCCTGAGCCGCAGCGCGCCGGACCGACTGAAGGAGGAGACCCGCAAACGCCTGCAGCGCCTGGGCGAGGCCGTGAACGTCTTTCTGTCCGGCCTCACCGAGCTCAAGCCGCGGCTTCTCTCCGCCGCATCTGGGGAATTGGTCGGGTTTCTGGGCGCGCTCAACACGGGCACCGAGCTGCCGCTCTACCCGGCCAACACCTACGGCTTTCTGTCCTTCAACGTCGCCAATACCCGCGTGACGTTCCACGGAGACCATTTCGAGCTTTCCGAGGGCGTCGTGGGCCACCGCTACGGCAAGAGCTTCACCATCGGAGAATACTCGGAAGGCACCTCCTGCACCATGTTCGACATGCTGAACCTGCCGGTCGACATGATCGTGACGCACTCCTTCACGCCGATCAATTCGAACCTCATGGCGGGCCGCATCAAGCGGCAAAAGCGCCAGATGCAGGCCAGCCAGGACGCAGCCCTCTCGCTCCTGGAGGCCCTCGACATCGCCGCCGATGATCTCGAGGCCAAGCGCCAAAGCTTCGGCGAGCACCACATGGTCGTGACGCTCTTCTGCGACACGCTCGAAGAACTGCAAACCCTCAGCGCCGAGATCGTGAACGCCGCCGCAACCGAAGGCGTGAAGATGATTGGCGAGCGGGTCGCGGCCAAGGCGCATTACCTCAGCCAGCACCCCGGCAACCAGCCAAAGCGCGTCCGCGCCAGCGCCGTCACCAACCGCAACTTCGCGGATTTTGCGGCCTTCCACCGGACACAGCTCGGCAAACCTGCAGCACTTACCCCCTGGGGCCGGGTCGTCACATATTTGCCCACGCCGGAGCAGAGCGCCTACCGGTTTTCCTATCACGAGCAGGGATCGCCCGATAAAGAACCGACCAGCGGCCATACCCTGATCATGGGGCGGCCCGGGTCCGGCAAATCGGTGCTGTCGGCCTTTCTGATGACCCAGGCCCGTCGCGCGGGCGCCCGGATCTTCGTCTTCGATTACCGTCTTGGCATGGAGATGGCGGTGCGCGCCAATGGCGGGCGCTACGCCTCCCTGAACGCCGGCCAGCCCACGGGTCTCAACCCGCTCTGGACAGAGACCGATGCGCGCGGCACCGCCTGGCTCTCGGATTGGCTCACAACCCTGCTCTACCGCGCCGACAAGCCCCTGACCCCGGCGCAGACCAACCGCATCCAGGAGGTCGTGCGCCAGAACGCGCAGGCCACCAATCCGGCCCTGCGGAACTGGCGGGATTTCGCGTCGCTTTTTGTGTCCACCGATGATGGCGGCGATCTGCACCAGCGCCTGCTCGAGTGGACCGAAGACGGCCGATATGGCTGGATATTCGGGCAGTCGCTGGAAGATACCTTCTCGCTCAAAGGCGATGTGGTGGGCTTCGATCTCACCGGCATTCTCGACAGCGAGGCCGACAAGGAACGGATGGCGGTCCTCTCCTATCTCTTCCGCCGGGTCGAACGCGAGATCGAGGATCGCCGCCCCACCATCATCGTGATCGACGAGGCCTGGAAGGCGCTCGACAACGCGTATTTCGCCGAGCGGCTGTCGAACTGGCTGGTGACCGCGCGCAAGCAGAACACCGTCGCGGTCATGATGACGCAATACGCGAGCCAGCTCGAGCGCACCCGGACCGGCAAGACCATCGTCGAGGCAGTTCCGACACAGATCCTGCTGCCCAATATCCGCGCGCAACCCGCGGATTACGCCATGCTGAACCTCACGGAGAAGGAGCTCGACATCCTTCTCAACACGGGCAGCAACAGCCGCCTCGCACTGATCCGCGACGATCAGGGCTCAATCGTCGTCGATGCCGATCTCAGTGCTCTCGGGCCCAATCTCACGATCCTTGGCGGCATGGAAAAGGGAGAAGCGCTTGTCGGCGCCGATTACCGCGACCGCCCAGATTTTTGGAGGCTTTCATGA